The genomic DNA AGACGATTTGTACGCGAGCGGCGCCTGAATCGCCAGCCCTTGTGGCGAGGGATTATCTGTAGGAGCAAGGCCTGTGGGAGCAATGCCTGTAGGAGCAATGCCTGTGGGAGCAAGGCTTGCCCGCGATTGCTGCGCCGCGGTCCAACAGCTGTTCCGCGTTATCGTTCATCGCGGCGGCAAGCCTTGCTCCCACAAGGGACCATCAATTCTGGCGGCTGGTGACTTCCAGCAGGTGGTAGCCGAACTGGGTCTTGACCGGGCCTTGGACGGTGTTGAGCGGTGCGCTGAACACCACGGTGTCGAATTCCTTGACCATCTGGCCCGGGCCGAACGAACCCAGGTCGCCGCCCTGACGGCTGGACGGGCAGGAGGAGTTGGCCTTGGCAATTTCAGCGAAATCGGCGCCAGCCTCGATCTGGGCCTTGAGTTCGTTGCACTTGTCTTCGGTGGAAACCAGGATGTGGCGGGCAGTGGCTTTGGCCATGGGGCAAATTCCTTTCGATGTATTTAAAGGTGCTGAGCCTACCGGATTCATTGGCGGGGTGTTGTCAAAATTGCGTCAAAACCTTGGGCTTGGCGATCAAAGGCCGGCTTTGCGCAAGCGCTCGGCGTGGCGCAGGTAAAGCTCTGTGGGGGCTACCCCCTTGCATGTCTTGCCGCCTCCCGGGCTGATAGCCTCCAGGTGGTCCATGGGATAGTCGGAGCGAATGACCTTGCCCAGGTGCGAGCTGAAACGCCCGACCAGACCGTCGTTCTGCCCGGCTTCGGTGATGAAGTACTCGGAAAAGGCCCGGCAGAAAGCCTGCAAAGGCTCTTGTTCTTCGTCCGTCGATTTTCGCAGCGTGCCGCTCCACGAGTAGTAGCGCACGCCGTTGACCCTGGCCGGGCCGTCCCCGCCCCAGTGCTTCGGCAGGCCCTGGGGATATTTGTCATTGAAGGCGCCCACGCCCTCGGTGGTCAGCGTCGCCAGCGCGGCGACGGCGGCCGGCGATAGCTGCGCCTGGCCGTTCAAAAATGAAATGAAATCGGCGAACAGCGTGGCGACGCCTCTCGCCACATGCCCTGGCAGCCGTCCGGGAGTAAGGGCCTTGCGCAAGAAGTCGGCCAGTTCAGAACCATGATTGGGGCCGCTGACCGACGTGACCGAGGCCACCCTGTCGGGTGCCAGCGCGGCGGCATAGCGAGCGGCCAGCGCACCCTGGCTGTGGCCGATCAGGTTGACCCGGGTGGTGCCGGTGCCGACCAGCACCCGATCGATCTGGGCCAGCAGTTGTTCGCCTCTGGCCTCGTTGGAGTGGATGGCCGACAAGTACGGGATGAACACCCGAGCACCGCCTGCGCGTAGGGCCTGTTTGATGCCATGGAAAAGTTCGACGCCGCCGACCTTGTCAAACCCGAACAACCCATGGACCAACAGGATGGGAAATTGAGTGGTTGCATTCCGTTGCATGTTCGTACCTTTTTCGAAGAGGTTCACCTTGAGTTTGCGACTTCACTCTAAAGCAGGCTCATCCTGTGCGGTGTAGGAAGAAACCGCCCTGATCCAAGGAAACCGGCATAAAAAAAGTGGGAAGAGAGCGAAGTAATCCGCCGCTACTTGAGGATGTAGGAGGCCTCCTATAGCCGCTGTCGTTTGCAGCTACAGGTTCGAACGCCAAGGACCACTTCAGCTGTCGTCTTGTCTGGCAGCGGGTTTGGCGCGAGCGGGTTTTAATGGCTCCCCCGGGCACCGTTATGCAAACGATGCCTTCATCCAAGGACTGGAGCCTGTACATGATCACCTATCCATCGCTTCAACGATTCCGTTCAACCTCTGCAACAAGGCTGCCGCCACCGGTCCTGGCAGCGGCCAGGGACGGGGTGATCAACCCCGCTTGGCGCAACACCGTGGTGACCGTCAAGCCTTATCCCATGATGACGTGTGGGGATGAGGTGTTGCTGCGTTGGCACGGCCTCAACAACGATGGCGAACCCTACCGGCATGACGTGGCCGGGTTCGTCACGGAGCGGCAGGTGGGGCGAGACGTTGTGTTCGTCGTGCGCGAACCGCATATCGCCGAGTTGGACGGCGGCTCGCTGGAGATCTCCTACCAGGTGACGGGCAAGCGGTTGCCGACCGCGCTGGTTTCGGAGCACCTGCAACTGGAGATCGGCGATGCATCGCCGCAACTGCTGCCCGCCATTGCCAACGATGCGGTGGGAGGCAGCCTCGATCCGAACCGGGTGCCTGAAGGCACCTGGGTGAGCATTCGACCCTACGCCAGGATGGCGGTCGGCGATCGCGTGATCCTGACTGCCAGCAAGGATTTCAAAGCGCTGTGGCGCGATGTACTGGATATAGAAGCTCATGCGGTTGGCCGTGAGGTATCGCTCTGGATCGATCATTCGCTGATCGCGCCCCATGTGGGACACGACCTGGCCTTGGCTTATGTCGTCAGGCGTGGACACTCGGTGCGTCGGGCTGAGCCTTTGTCGTTGCATATCGGCCCGCTGCAGCGCCCTGCGCTGAAGGCCCTTCAGATTCGGGAGATGAACGAAGGGTGGCTGGAGGCCGACGAGCTGCAAGAGGGGGTAACGATTGTCATCGATGATCCCGGGCTTGAGGCGGGCGAGCTGGTCTGGTTGCAGTGCAACGGCAACTCCGCTTATGTCCTGGAGCGCGAAATCACTGAGGCCACGGCAGGTAAACCGGTGGTGTTTGTGATGCCTGCAAGTTACTGGCAGGACCAGCGCGGCAGGTCGGTGAGTGTGTTCTATCAGGTCGAGCGCCTGGATGACGTCAGCCAGCGGTCCGAGTGGGTGACGGTCCGGGTGCGTTCCAAGACGCTGATCTAAGGCCTGCACAGCCTTTGTGGGAGCGAGCTTGCTCGCGATGACATTGGGTCAGGCAACATCAATGCTGGCTGAACTGACGCCATCGCGAGCAAGCTCGCTCCCACAAAGGGGCCCATGCTTACCCCTGGTTCCAGGGGAAGGCGGGTTCGGGACTCAGGCGGGCAATTGCAACCGGCGATGAGCCTCGCGCAACAGCTGCTCGGTGGACTCCCAGCCCAGGCAGCCATCGGTGACCGAGACGCCGTAGCGCATCGACGGACCCAGTGGCTGGCAGCCTTCGAACAGGTGGCTTTCGAGCATCATGCCGATCAGGGAGCGGTTCCCTTGCAGCCGTTGTTCCAGCACGTCATTGAACACCTGCGGCTGGCGCAACGGGTCTTTGCCGCTGTTGGCGTGGCTGCAGTCCACCATGATCCGCGCCGGTATCTTGAGGCGGGTCAGGTCACTGTGTATCTGCGTGACGCTCTGGCGATCATAGTTCGGTCCGCGATGGCCACCGCGCAGCACCAGGTGGGTGTCGGGGTTGCCCGGTGTCTGGATGATCGCCGGATGTCCCTGGCTGTCGACGCCGAAATGCCGATGGGGGTGGGCGGCAGAGCGCATCGCATCGCAAGCAATGCCAACCCCGCCGTCCGTGCCGTTCTTGAACCCTACCGGCATGCCCAGGCCGCTGGCCATTTCCCGGTGGATCTGTGATTCGGTGGTGCGAGCGCCAATGGCGACCCAACTGAGCAGGTCATCGAAGTAACTGGCGGCCATGGGTTGCAACAGTTCGGTGGCGACGGGCAGGCCCAGTTGCAGCATTTCGCGCATCAGCTCCCGGGACAAGGTCAGGCCGGCGGCCATATCGTCGCTGCCATCCAGGCTTGGATCGTAGGCCAGGCCTTTCCAACCCACAGTCGTGCGGGGCTTTTCCACGTAGGCGCGCATGACCAGCAGCATGCTGTCGCTCACTTCGCGGGCGAGGCGAGCCAGGTTGGAGGCGTATTCGAGGGCGGATTTGGGGTCATGGATCGAGCAGGGGCCGACGATGACCAGCAGGCGGGAGTCTTCACCGTCTAGGATCGCGCGGATCGCCTGGCGATGGGCGTCCACTTGGTGGCTCAACGCGGTGTTGAGCGGCAATTGATGCTTGAGTTGCAACGAGCTTGGCAGACGCAGGGTCAGGGCTTCGTTGGCAGGGTTGAGCGTGGACAGCGGCAAAGCAGAGACGGACGAATTCATGATTTTGGCTTCCTGGACGGGCGGCGGGTTCGTTCCCGCGCCGGTCCTAGTGGGGTGTTCGACAGTTGGCCGTATGGGCCCGAAATTGAGGCTTGCCACCGGTAGGTGACCGATCGGAGGCGGCAGGCTGTCCCGAGCGGGGGCTGGTAAATCGCCAGGCGGAAAAACTGTCGTAACGGTAATAAGTGGCGTAGTTCATGGCTCAATCCTCAAGTTGTCTGGTGTTGCGAATGTCTGGGGCCGGAAAAACAAAACCCCCGGTCGGGAGGCCGACCGGGGGTTTGGAAAACTCTGGAAGGCGACCCGTTTAAAGTGGGCGCCGGTTGGGTATCAGGCGCGCCAGTGGCTAAACCAATACCCAAAATAAAAGCTGACCGGAGTTTGAACACTGTTCGCCCGGGCAGCCGCAACCGAGCGCGGGGCGCTGGCGGTGTTAAGCGGTGAGAGGGCGTTGAACATGGTCTGTCTCCGATGAATGGCCCTGAGCTTACTAGAGGGCGGGGCGGCGGTTCAATCAGAAAATTCTATCGAGGGCATGCAATTGTTCGCTCTGGCTTGAGTCCGCCGGGCTTTATGACACACTTCAGGTTTGCACCACCTCCCAGGGATGACCCATGACCGTTCCAGCCTTCGCCGCCGCCCAGTCGATTTCCGTCGCGGGAGACATTCGCACCAACCTCGCGTGTCATCAGCGTTTCATGCAGGCTGCCGCTGAGCAGGGCGTGCAGTTGCTGGTCTTCCCGGAATTGTCGCTCACCGGTTACGAACGTGGCCTGGCGGCGGATCTGGCGATCCTGCCGCAGGATGCCGTACTGCAACCGCTGCGTGACCTGGCGCGGGAACTCGGCCTGACCGCCGTGGTGGGCATGCCCATTCGACTGTCGGCCGACGCTCCGGTGTTGATCGGCGCGTTGGTCCTCGGCGCTGACGGCTCCCTCGGGGTGTACAGCAAGCAACATCTGCACCCAGGGGAAGAAGTCGCCTTCGCTCCGGGCCATGGTGGCTCGATGCTGACAATGGGGGAGGATCACATCGCCCTGGCGGTGTGTGCCGATTTTTCCCACGCCAGCCATGCGGCCGCGGCAGCCGGGCAGGGCGCTACGCTGTATGCAGCGGGGGTGTTGATCACCGAGGGTGGCTACGTGGCCGATACGACGTTGTTGCAAGGCTATGCCCGACAGCATGCCATGACCGTGCTGATGGCTAATCATGGCGGCGTCACTGGCGGTTGGGAATCGGCTGGCCGCAGCGCCATCTGGGGCCCTGATGGCTCGCTGCTCGCAGCGGCGCCAGGCACGGGCGAGCTGTTGGTGGTTGCCCGCCGCGACGCCAACGGCTGGGCCGGGCAAGTCGTGCCGGTGACCAACGGCGGATGAAGTCCTCATGAGCTTTGAGTGGCGTGCTGCAACGAACGGGGACATCGACTTCGCCCGGCAACTGACCTGCGACAACATGCTTCCTTATTACCTCAGGCATGATTTGCTCTGGCAGGACGAAGCATTCGATCTGGCCTGGATCATTCGCCAGAACTGGATAATCAGCCGTGCAGGCCAGGCGCTGGGCTTTGTGAGCCTCAGTCGTGATGCCCGGGCGTTGTATATCCGGGAGTTGCAGATAAGCGAGGCGTTCCGCGGGCAGGGCGCCGGGACCTGGGCGATCGGACAGGTTTGGGACCTGGTGGCGCTGGAACGTCGGCCGGCGCTGCGCCTGACGGTGTTCAAGGATAATCCGGCCAGGGCGTTGTACGAACGCATGGGGCTGCGTGTCGTGGGCGAGGACGAGTGTTTCCTGAGGATGCAGCGAGACGTCGGTGCTTGAAGCCTCGGATGCCGTGCCGATAAAGATGCGTTGTAACTTTTATCTGTCCCTTTGCGCTAGGTCTGCCGGATGCTTTTTGCTAAGGTGTTGTGCAACCCAAATAAGACCAAATCGTGAGGTGTCTGCTTGATTAGGGTGTTAGTGGTCGATGACCATGATCTCGTCCGTACGGGCATTACACGAATGCTGGCTGACATCGATGGCTTGCAGGTAGTTGGCCAGGCTGAATCCGGGGAAGAGTCCCTGATCAAGGCGCGTGAATTGAAACCCGACGTGGTGTTGATGGACGTCAAGATGCCCGGCATCGGCGGTCTTGAAGCCACGCGCAAGCTGCTGCGCAGTCACCCGGACATCAAGGTGGTCGCGGTGACCGTCTGCGAAGAGGACCCATTCCCCACCCGGCTGTTGCAAGCGGGCGCGGCGGGCTACCTCACCAAGGGCGCCGGCTTGAACGAGATGGTCCAGGCCATTCGTCTGGTTTTTGCCGGGCAACGCTACATCAGCCCGCAGATCGCCCAGCAATTGGCGATCAAGTCGTTCCAGCCGACCAACGATTCGCCCTTCGATGCACTGTCGGAGCGGGAAATCCAGATTGCCCTGATGATTGTCGGTTGCCAGAAGGTGCAGATCATCTCCGACAAGCTGTGCCTGTCGCCTAAAACCGTTAACACCTACCGTTACCGTATCTTCGAGAAGCTTTCGATCAGCAGTGACGTCGAATTGACACTGTTGGCCGTGCGCCACGGCATGGTCGATGCCAGCGCCTGAAAATGACTGAATTGTTTGATCCCAGCGCGTTCCTCTCCACCTGCAGCGGTCGCCCCGGCGTGTACCGCATGTTCGACAGCGACGCGCGCCTGCTTTATGTCGGCAAGGCCAAGAACCTCAAGAAACGCCTGGCCAGTTATTTCCGCAAAACCGGCCTAGCGCCGAAGACTGCCGCCCTGGTGGGGCGCATCGCGCAAGTCGAAACGACGATCACCGCCAATGAAACCGAGGCGCTGCTGCTCGAGCAGACGCTGATCAAGGAATGGCGCCCGCCGTACAACATCCTGCTGCGCGACGACAAATCCTACCCTTACGTGTTCCTGTCCGACGGGGCCTTTCCGCGCCTGAGCATTCATCGCGGGGCGAAGAAGGCCAAGGGGCGGTATTTCGGCCCTTACCCCAGCGCCGGCGCGATTCGTGAAAGCCTTAGCCTGCTGCAGAAGACCTTCTTCGTTCGCCAGTGTGAAGACAGCTACTACAAGAATCGCACCCGGCCCTGCCTGCAGTACCAGATCAAGCGCTGCAAGGCGCCTTGCGTGGGGTTTGTCGAGCCGCAGGTCTACGCCGAGGACGTGCGTCATTCGGTGATGTTCCTGGAAGGGCGCAGCAATGCGCTGACCGACGAGTTGTCGGCAGCCATGGAGGACGCGGCGGTCAACCTTGAGTTTGAACGGGCCGCCGAGCTGCGCGACCAGATCGGCCTGCTGCGCCGGGTGCAGGACCAGCAAAGCATGGAAGGTGGCAGCGGCGATGTCGATGTGATCGCCGCGTTCATCAACCCGGGTGGCGCCTGCGTGCATTTGATCAGCGTGCGCGGTGGTCGCGTGTTGGGCAGCAAGAACTTCTTCCCCCAAGTGGGTATCGAGGAAGACGTGGCCGAGGTCATGGCGGCGTTTCTGGGCCAGTACTACATCAGCAGTCCGGAACGCGACTTGCCTGCCGAGTTGATCGTCAACGTGGTCCATGAAGATTTCCCGGCCCTGATCGAAGCCATCGACAAGCTTCGCGGTCGCGAACTGACCATCAGCCACCGCGTTCGCGGCACCCGTGCCCGTTGGCAGCAACTGGCCGTGACCAACGCCGAACAGGCCCTGGGTGCGCGCCTGGCCAACCGTCAGCATGTGGCGGCGCGGTTCGATGCCCTGGCCGATGTCCTTAACCTGGACGAGCCGCCGCAACGGCTGGAGTGCTACGACATCAGCCATTCCAGTGGCGAGGCAACCGTGGCGTCCTGCGTGGTGTTCGGTCCGGAAGGCCCGATCAAGTCCGATTACCGCCGTTATAACATCGAAGGCGTCACGCCCGGCGATGACTACGCGGCGATGCACCAGGCATTGATGCGACGCTTCGGCAAGCTGAAGGACGGGGAGGGCAAGTTGCCGGATATCCTTCTGGTGGACGGCGGCAAAGGCCAGTTGTCCATGGCCCGCGATGTGCTCAATGAGCTGATGGTCCCCGACCTGATCCTGCTGGGCGTGGCCAAGGGCGCGACGCGCAAGGCCGGCTTCGAGACCTTGTACCTGAACGATGCCGCCCATGAGTTCACCCTCAAGGGCGATTCGCCGGCGCTGCACCTGATCCAGCAGATCCGCGACGAAGCCCACCGTTTCGCCATCACCGGACACCGTGCCCGTCGTGGCAAGACGCGCCGTACGTCTACACTGGAGGGTGTGGCAGGCGTCGGTCCGACGCGCCGTCGCGACTTGTTGAAACATTTTGGTGGATTGCAGGAACTGTCTCGTGCCAGCATCGAGGAGATAGCCAAAGCACCCGGTATCAGTAAAAAGCTCGCAGAGTCGATTTATGCAAACCTGCACAGCGAGTAGAATGCCCGTCAACCTTGTAGCCAGTTGTGCCGATGAATATCCCAAATCTGATTACCGTTCTACGCGTCCTGCTCATTCCGATCTTCATATTGCTGTTCTATTTGCCGTACCACTGGAGTTACGTGGCCTCCGCCTCGGTCTTCGCCTTCGCCGCCGCGACGGACTGGCTGGATGGTTACCTGGCTCGACGCCTGGAGCAGAGCACGCCGTTCGGTGCCTTCCTCGACCCGGTGGCCGACAAGCTGATGGTCGCGGTGGCCTTGGTGCTGCTGGTACAGGAACACGGCAACCTCTGGCTGACCTTGCCGGCGGCGGTGATCATCGGCCGCGAAATCGTCGTCTCGGCGCTCCGTGAATGGATGGCCGAGCTGGGCGCCCGCGCCCAGGTCGCGGTGTCGAACCTGGGCAAATGGAAAACCGCCGCGCAGATGCTGGCGCTGGTGATCCTGCTGGCCAACCCGTCGGACTTCAGCTTCTGGGTGCTGTTGGGCTATGCATTGCTGCTGGTTTCCGCTGGGCTGACGCTGTGGTCGATGGTCCAATACTTGCGCGCCGCCTGGCCGCATCTGCGGACGGATGTAGAGCCCAAATAAAACTTTTTTGAATCAAAGGGTTGACGGCGTAATCTGAATCTATAGAATGCGCCACACCAAGACGCGGGAATAGCTCAGTTGGTAGAGCACGACCTTGCCAAGGTCGGGGTCGCGAGTTCGAGTCTCGTTTCCCGCTCCAAGATTCAGAAAAAAGCCACTCAGATGAGTGGCTTTTTTTGTGCTTGAAATTTGGAAGCGTCGATATATCCAGCAGTACGGGGGAATTATCCCATTCAATCGCTCAGGAAGGCGTTCCAGATCCTTTCGTTCAATGGAACAAAGCAAGCTTGCTCAAATCTGAGATGCCGCGCGAGGTTGTCCCACGCGATACCTTGTTTTTGGCCTCTTATCGACAATGTGCAGTTTTGACGGCGCATATCCCTCAGCATCGCTTCGAAATCATGTATGAGCGCCGCCTGACGTTAGAGAGGCAGCCAAGCGACGCTTAAAGTGAGAGGATTATTTGCTGCGAGACTTGCCTGCGTCGCTACGCTTGTCTCGGATTTGGCCATCCTGGTTCCGGGAGCGAGGCTGTTCTCCACCTCCTGGCTTCGGAACGTTGACGTTTTTATTGATTGGGCGTCGATCAGTCATCGTTAAATCTCCTACGTCATATGGGTATATCACACATGCAGGATTGGAATGGCAGGTCGAAACACATCATGTAGTGTTTTTTGCCGTTCGCAAGCACAACATAGTCCGCTTCGTTCGGCTTCGCAAGACCCTATTTCTATTTTTAGGTTGCTAGATGTTGTCCTTTATGTTTTTTCATCGACACCAGATGTGGTGTTGTGCTGCTTGATCTATGTGGAAACCAGTATGTTGAACTTGCTACGCAGAATACGGCAGGGTCGTACCCGCTGGCTCTGGTCGTTGTGCTACGCAAGTAGCGCTCAGAAATAACTTATCTGTAGCGATGAGGCGGGCTCAACTACGCCCTAAGGTGGTAGCTACAAGACCCGATGCAAGCTCACACGGTTCTGAGTGCCTAACGGCAGAGCACGTCGACAACAGCTTGCGGTTTACTGATGAAGAGTCTTTTGCTGACCTGTGATTGTTCCCACGTCCGGCAGGGAGATGTTCGTTTCTTTAAGCGGGACCTCACCTACCGAAAGCGCACGCTCGATAAGTAATTCGCTGCCCCTGTCTTCCAACAGGGTCTGTAACCGCTGGAATTCGCCGCACCAGATGGTTTCTATGTCGCGATCCCGCGCCTTGTCACGATCGCTGCTGAGGGCTACGGCGCGAACCTGCAGACGGCCATTGTCGGCTTTGCCACCCACTTCTACTCCGTAGCCGGGGATAGCTGTTTTGCGCAGCACGACCTTGCCGTTTTCTGCCCAGGCAGTGGCCATGCCTTCGCGCACTTCGTAGCCGAGGCTGGCCAAGCCGTCGAGCACGGCTTCGCGGCGGGCGAGGGCGGCCTGGTCCTGTAAGTGGGACGCGATAAGCGTTTTACCCTGCGCGATCAGTCCGGTGGTTACCGAGAGTTCGGTGTCGGTTGTACAAGCGCCAATATGACCGAGCAAGGTCGCGTGTTCGATGCCTGTGTAGGTTTTGACTTCGCTAGCCAGATCCTGCAGTTGTTCGAGGCGCTCGCGTTGGCGTCGGACGTTTCGGGCGGACGCGGCGAGGTCGAGTACTAGGCTGTCGAGCAGCAGGTTACGCCGCTTGGCATCGGTTTCCGTTTCAGCTCTTTCCAGTGCCAAGAGGAACGGCGCGGCACACTCAGCGCCTTGCAGCAGTTGCAGCTCCACTATGTGGCGGTCAATGCGTAGCAGCCGTACGTCGCGCGTTGCATCCGGTTCCCGGGCCGCAATCCATTCGCGCAGGGAAACCTCGGGTTCGTCGACCTTGAGTTGCTGCGCCAGGCTGCGTTGGGTATCGCTCAGTGTTGGCTTCTCGCTTGCCTTGCTCAAGTGGGCGAAACCCTCGGCCAGCAGACGCTCGGCATCTTCCTGACTAGCACCGTTGGCCAATCGTGAGAGGGACTCCAGCAAGGCTTGATCGACGCTTTCGGGGTTGGCTTGCAAAGCATCAAGCAGGATTTTTGCGTTTTCATGGACGCGTCGGTCGCGTTGGCGTCGCTCAGCGGCGCGAATGATCGCGCGTTCTTCGCGGTCTTCCAGGTCACGGCGCAGGTGCTCGATCTCTACTGGCACGGCCTTCTGCAGTTCCGCCAATCGGTCTTCCGCCAGCAGAGCGCGAAGGCGAGCGTGTCGCTCCAGGGAGGCGGAGCGCTCCTGTTCGCTGAGTTCTCCAAGTCTTGTAGCCTGTGTCTGCCAGCGGTCCGCGGCGCGCTCCAGCCGTTGCAGGTGGCCTTCACAAATGGCGATGATTTCTTCGCGGGTAACAATGCGAACGACCTTGGGACCACTCATTGGCAGATTTCCGTATCAACTGAAGTAGGGCTGGGTTGCAGCGGCTGCTCGACTTGCATGGCGTGTTCGATTGCTTCACGCAGCCGCGAGCGTTCGCTGTCGCCGTTGTGATACCAGGCTTGTGACGACACACGGTGGATGTGCGGGATGGCGCGGTGCAGCACGGACGGGCGCCAAATTTCCCGGGCGCGGGCACGTTCCAGCAGATTGTGGCAAGGCGCATCGCACTCGATGCCGATTGCATACAGGCCCGTGTCTGGATTCTCGATGGCGAAATCGAGACCGAAAGCGTCGCCTTCACTGGCGGGAGCGGCCTGCCATCCCAGGGAATGAATGAATTCACCGACCAACCTGACAAAGCCATCACGTTGCTGACCTTGCTCACGATGCTGGCTGCTGCGGTCGGTCTGCAGGCGCTCCAGCAACTTGGTGCTGTTGCTGAACTCGCCCGAGGAGAGCGCGCGAGCATATTCCAGATAGCCTTGCAGATAGTCTCGCGGGCTGTTGGGGGCACGGTGCGTGTTGAGCATGTCGGAGATATCGGCGATCGGCATCGACGTGATCATTACCACCTTACGCCGCGCGCGGGTCACCGCCACGTTCAGGCGTCGTTCGCCACCCGTCTGCCCCAGTACGCCGAAACTTCGGCGGAATGTGCCTTGGCTGTTGCGACCGAAGGTGGAGGAGAAGACGATGATGTCGCGTTCATCCCCCTGCACGTTCTCCACGTTCTTGACGAACACCGACATGTCCTCGCCGTCTTCGCTGCGCTCGCGCTCCTGGGTGTAGGCGGCGCGGAACAGTTCATCCTGCTCAGCCCGCCGCTCCAAGTGCTCCTCGATGAGGTCGGCCTGCTTGCGGTTGAAGGTGACGACACCCACCGAGGGTCGCTGGTCGTAAGGCTGCTGCCACAATTCGTTCAGGTACTCGACGACCCGTTCGGCTTCTTGGGCGTTACTCTGGTTCTGATACAGCCCACCGACCTGGATCAGCTCCAGCGGCTTGATGCGCTGGATGCTCGCTAGCGGGTGACGGACCGGAACGTTCAGGCGATTGCCATAGAACGAGGCGTTGGAAAATCCGATCAGTTCACGGTAGGCCGAACGGTAGTGGATTTGCAATGTGGTGCTGGGCAGGGCGTTGCGCGCCAGCTGCAGCAGGTCGGGGCAATCCTTGATCTCACGACGGTTCCAAGTATCTTCGAACGCTTCGCGCTGTTCCTCATCCGCATCTTCATCAGGTTCGTCGCCGTCAAACACTTCGGCTTCGTCGCTTTCGATGCGACTGGAAAAGAATGCCGTCGGCGGCATTTGCTTCTCGTCGCCGCTGACAACAGTGACCTGGCCGCGGAACAGGGTTGGCAGGGCGAACTCAACCGGCATCTGTGAGGCTTCGTCGTAGATAACGGTATCGAACAGGCCTGCCTTGAGCGGTAGCACACGGCTGGCGACGTCCGGGTTCATCAACCACACCGGGCGTAGGCTCATCAGGCCTAAGTTACTGCCCAGTTCAATGAATTCGCGCAGGCGTCGTGAGCGTTTGCCAGTCAGGCGAGTGACATCCTCCCATTGTTTGCGGTTACCCAGGTGATCAAGGTTGATGGCTTTGGCCAGCAGCTCGCGATTGAGCAGCCGCATCTGCGCATCGGCTTGCGCGAGGCTGGCGACTTTGGCACGGGCTTCGTCCTGGCTGAACAGCAGTTCGGGATTGGTTTGCTCGACGCGGTGTTTCCAACCCAGTCGAGCTTC from Pseudomonas beijingensis includes the following:
- a CDS encoding peptidylprolyl isomerase, whose protein sequence is MAKATARHILVSTEDKCNELKAQIEAGADFAEIAKANSSCPSSRQGGDLGSFGPGQMVKEFDTVVFSAPLNTVQGPVKTQFGYHLLEVTSRQN
- a CDS encoding esterase/lipase family protein is translated as MQRNATTQFPILLVHGLFGFDKVGGVELFHGIKQALRAGGARVFIPYLSAIHSNEARGEQLLAQIDRVLVGTGTTRVNLIGHSQGALAARYAAALAPDRVASVTSVSGPNHGSELADFLRKALTPGRLPGHVARGVATLFADFISFLNGQAQLSPAAVAALATLTTEGVGAFNDKYPQGLPKHWGGDGPARVNGVRYYSWSGTLRKSTDEEQEPLQAFCRAFSEYFITEAGQNDGLVGRFSSHLGKVIRSDYPMDHLEAISPGGGKTCKGVAPTELYLRHAERLRKAGL
- a CDS encoding 3-deoxy-7-phosphoheptulonate synthase, coding for MNSSVSALPLSTLNPANEALTLRLPSSLQLKHQLPLNTALSHQVDAHRQAIRAILDGEDSRLLVIVGPCSIHDPKSALEYASNLARLAREVSDSMLLVMRAYVEKPRTTVGWKGLAYDPSLDGSDDMAAGLTLSRELMREMLQLGLPVATELLQPMAASYFDDLLSWVAIGARTTESQIHREMASGLGMPVGFKNGTDGGVGIACDAMRSAAHPHRHFGVDSQGHPAIIQTPGNPDTHLVLRGGHRGPNYDRQSVTQIHSDLTRLKIPARIMVDCSHANSGKDPLRQPQVFNDVLEQRLQGNRSLIGMMLESHLFEGCQPLGPSMRYGVSVTDGCLGWESTEQLLREAHRRLQLPA
- a CDS encoding carbon-nitrogen hydrolase family protein, whose product is MTVPAFAAAQSISVAGDIRTNLACHQRFMQAAAEQGVQLLVFPELSLTGYERGLAADLAILPQDAVLQPLRDLARELGLTAVVGMPIRLSADAPVLIGALVLGADGSLGVYSKQHLHPGEEVAFAPGHGGSMLTMGEDHIALAVCADFSHASHAAAAAGQGATLYAAGVLITEGGYVADTTLLQGYARQHAMTVLMANHGGVTGGWESAGRSAIWGPDGSLLAAAPGTGELLVVARRDANGWAGQVVPVTNGG
- a CDS encoding GNAT family N-acetyltransferase, which gives rise to MSFEWRAATNGDIDFARQLTCDNMLPYYLRHDLLWQDEAFDLAWIIRQNWIISRAGQALGFVSLSRDARALYIRELQISEAFRGQGAGTWAIGQVWDLVALERRPALRLTVFKDNPARALYERMGLRVVGEDECFLRMQRDVGA
- the gacA gene encoding response regulator transcription factor GacA — encoded protein: MIRVLVVDDHDLVRTGITRMLADIDGLQVVGQAESGEESLIKARELKPDVVLMDVKMPGIGGLEATRKLLRSHPDIKVVAVTVCEEDPFPTRLLQAGAAGYLTKGAGLNEMVQAIRLVFAGQRYISPQIAQQLAIKSFQPTNDSPFDALSEREIQIALMIVGCQKVQIISDKLCLSPKTVNTYRYRIFEKLSISSDVELTLLAVRHGMVDASA
- the uvrC gene encoding excinuclease ABC subunit UvrC, producing MTELFDPSAFLSTCSGRPGVYRMFDSDARLLYVGKAKNLKKRLASYFRKTGLAPKTAALVGRIAQVETTITANETEALLLEQTLIKEWRPPYNILLRDDKSYPYVFLSDGAFPRLSIHRGAKKAKGRYFGPYPSAGAIRESLSLLQKTFFVRQCEDSYYKNRTRPCLQYQIKRCKAPCVGFVEPQVYAEDVRHSVMFLEGRSNALTDELSAAMEDAAVNLEFERAAELRDQIGLLRRVQDQQSMEGGSGDVDVIAAFINPGGACVHLISVRGGRVLGSKNFFPQVGIEEDVAEVMAAFLGQYYISSPERDLPAELIVNVVHEDFPALIEAIDKLRGRELTISHRVRGTRARWQQLAVTNAEQALGARLANRQHVAARFDALADVLNLDEPPQRLECYDISHSSGEATVASCVVFGPEGPIKSDYRRYNIEGVTPGDDYAAMHQALMRRFGKLKDGEGKLPDILLVDGGKGQLSMARDVLNELMVPDLILLGVAKGATRKAGFETLYLNDAAHEFTLKGDSPALHLIQQIRDEAHRFAITGHRARRGKTRRTSTLEGVAGVGPTRRRDLLKHFGGLQELSRASIEEIAKAPGISKKLAESIYANLHSE
- the pgsA gene encoding CDP-diacylglycerol--glycerol-3-phosphate 3-phosphatidyltransferase codes for the protein MNIPNLITVLRVLLIPIFILLFYLPYHWSYVASASVFAFAAATDWLDGYLARRLEQSTPFGAFLDPVADKLMVAVALVLLVQEHGNLWLTLPAAVIIGREIVVSALREWMAELGARAQVAVSNLGKWKTAAQMLALVILLANPSDFSFWVLLGYALLLVSAGLTLWSMVQYLRAAWPHLRTDVEPK